Genomic DNA from Canis lupus familiaris isolate Mischka breed German Shepherd unplaced genomic scaffold, alternate assembly UU_Cfam_GSD_1.0 chrUn_S1883H2082, whole genome shotgun sequence:
taaatatttgttacctCAAAAGTAAAAGACACAGACTCCGGATATGGAAGATCAGGATTCAAGTCTTAGACTTCCTTCCAATTACCTGAGCAACTTTGGCCATGTCGATTACTCTTATAGTCCGTTTCCTCATGGAGTTAGGACTGCATGCTTAACAGTGCTGTTGCGAAgactttttggaaaaaagaaatagcaaagccTTGTCTTACCGATAAAAGTCACTCTCTGGGTCACTGTGCCGGATCTGGAATGGCGCATTGGGATTCTTACAATCTATAGGCAGGAGGTCATCAGGAAGAGGAGGTGACCCAGGGCAAGAGGGAAGAGGTTCACTCTCTTCGGTCTTTACACCTTCTGTCTGTTGCTGACTCTGGGCCTGAGCTGTGGCAATGAGATTGCGCAGACGTCGGTTGTGCTGGATCAGCTGAATAGTATGGATGGTGAGGCTGCATGGCTCTGAGGGGATGTCCAACATTGTAGGGGGCTTGGGCTTGTTGGCTGAGGGCTGGTGCAGTGGTGGGTCATGGACTTCCACTAGACGGAACTCCCGTGGGAGCAAATCAAAAGAACTTCTGTTGGTCTGGCTTGATGAGATGGGTATCTCTCCCCAGTATCTCAACATTTtggaataagaaaggaagaaccTTCTAGATAAATGTAGTAGTGACCTAAAAGCAGTGTTTTTAAATCTCTAGGTTATAGGCttctatagtaaaaaaaaaaaaaaaaaaaaaagtgaagtctaGCCAGTTATTTACATAGAAAGTAGGCTGTTCAAGACCACTCAGAAAATGTCAATGTCAGCAACACTGTAGGACCAAAGATGTTCTCCctgaagaaattaagagaaatataaCTGTTAGATGCCATTCATCACAGTCACATACAATGACAATTCCTACTGGACTGAACCACAGGTGGAATTTGGGTCATTAGTAGACTAAAAGCTGCAATGGTATTGGGAGGGCTAGTGTCCATGTTTTCAATATTACCCCACTAACTCATTACGAGAACTACCATCATGCTCAATCCTGAACAATCTGCAAGGCAAGATCCTCAAATGAGACCTGGAGTATTTCTCAGGGTATCTCGACACATCCGTCCTGAATCAGTAGgagaaaggggggtggggtggggggtagagttAAAGATAGGAAGAGGTGGTTCTTACTATGTGTGTCAAACACAGGCAACCTTTTCCCTGGTCCCGATGAAAAAATCTATTGACCAGTAATCTAAATGGCCTTACGCATTCAGCCTCTGACATATATACAGAAGAATCTCAGTGATTTCTGCTGCCTCCTAATTGGTATCCCTTACTTCAGTATCTCCCTGTATCTAATCTATGCTCCAGTGCTGCTAGACTTCATCTTTTTAAGACTCCCATCTAACAACTTCTCTTTGCTTACTGGAAAAAGTCAGCCAGGAGTCTTGGAGCTACCATTCATCAAAATCTGCAATCTGACTTAACCCACCTTTCCGGATTCGTTGCCCATATGTCTCTTCAAGTTCAACAAACGTTTATCAAATGCCAGGCATTATGGAAGAAGACAAACACCACTGCAAGATCCCTGACCtgaggtgagggagagaaatatataaacagaACATTTCAATATGGAAGTGTATGGTAAGGGCTGTTCTAGAGACACAGACCTGGTGCAGTGAAAGCACAAAGaaggagcttcctggaggaaattTCCACCCTGGTTCTAACCGTATCATGACTATTCAGTTTCTTGAGCATGTCATGTATTTCCAGTTGACCCTTTAAGTGGTGATCTCTGCCAGAAATGCCCCTCCACGCACTACATCCCTGGCAGACTTGTATTCGATTTAAGTATAGTTTATAAGTATAGTATTTAAGTATAGTTTAGGTCACCAGTCTCCATCACCGCCCCAGGAAATCTCCCTTCCTTATATTCTCACAGCACTTCTCATGTCTTCACCACAGCATTTATACCTGGATTGAAACTAGGACTTCTCTCAGTCGAGTTTATCCTTCCATCTACCCCCATGATCTTTGTACAGTGTCTGGCGCACAGTATATTTGGCATTTGTTGcgtgcttaccatgtgccaggctttgTCTTTACTGTTTAATTCAATCTCCACATCTATCCCATTTTTCAGAGGCAGAAGCTGAGGCCCACCGTCTTGCCCAACGTCGCAAATGACGGAGGGAGAAAATCAAGACAGGCTCCAGAGTCTGCGCCCCTAACCACTACACTATGCAGTCTCAGTAACTGGCTTccgaaaaaacaaaatgaacaaagaaatgggTCAACGAAGGgaccaaacagaacaaaataaaaccttaatttcACCGAAAAGAACACGAAGAATAAGTTCAAAGAAAGCCCCGGTCCTCGGCAGCTCCCAGTCAGGGTGAGGAGGCGCAAGGGCCTGGAGTCATTGATGCCGGGCGGGGCGGCTGGGAGACGAGGAGGTCTGGGCCTGGACCGTGGCACGGAAGCGCGACTATTCACTGCCGCGTCACGGGAGTTGGGCTGGAAGACTGCACGACTCGGAAAGGCCTGAGGCGAGGGTCGCCAGGCCCGCGAAAGCTGGCTAGGTGACGGGTGGTCCTAGGCTGTCGGAAGCGCTTCTCCTCACGCAGGATATGCCACAGGAAGCTATTACGACAGGTTGCACCCTCTAAAGATGTCCCCATTTTCACAGCACCTCGGTCTCCTTTTACTGTTTCTTCCTTCCCGTGATGTTGCCCTCTTCGTAACGTCGTGTGTGGGTGGTGAAGGAGCAACTCCGCCATCGCTGCCCAGAGAAGCCGCTgggagctgagagagagagagagagagagagagagagagagagagagagagagagagagagagagagaggagaggcggAGAggcggagagggagaggagagaggaactTAGAGACTGCGGGGGTAGGTTTCCCAGGAACAGATTTTGAGAGTGCACCCGCCCGAGGATGGCTGATAGTCCCTCTCCGTCCGAGTCGCTGGCTTCGCAAGAGCGCAGTGATGACTtcaagaaaccaaccctgccggTGCCCCCGGTCGTGCGGGGCAAAGCTCCGGCCACCAGTCCTGCGAACCCTGAGGAGGTAAAGAAGGAAAGGCCCACGGCGCTGCCAGAGCCCGACCCCGGGGAGCCCGACGTCCCGCCAGTCCAGCCCGACAGCGGGGACACCAGGAGTCCACCGACGGAGCAGCCGCGGCCCCCCTCAGCGGCTCCTTCAGCTGGCGGCCCGGCCCGGGCTCCCCCTTACCGGGAGCCGCCGTGGGGCGGCCCCGCCTCGGCCCCCTACAGCCTAGAGACGCTCAAGGGCGGCACCATCCTTGGCACCCGCAGCTTGAAAGGGACGAGTTGCTGCCTCTTCGGGAGGCTGTCTAGCTGCGACGTGTGCCTGGAGCACCCTTCGGTGTCCCGGTACCACGCCGTGCTGCAGCACAGGGCGGCCGGCCTCGAAGGAGAATGCGACGGCCAAGGGCCGGGCTTCTACCTTTACGATCTGGGAAGCACCCACGGCACTTTTCTTAACAAAACCCGCATCCCACCCCGCACCTATCGTCGCGTCCACGTCGGGCACGTTCTTCGCTTTGGAGGCAGCACCCGGCTCTTTCTTCTTCAGGTAAGTAGAACAACGTAATGCGGAAATCTCTGGAGTGCACCGGCCTGGGTTCCAGAGTTGCTTACGCTTTCTCCCCGTCCCCGAGGACAAAGTGGGGGAATCTGGCTCCTCTGCGGACACGTGTCCCCGTTGCCATATTTCTGAAAGTGACTCCCACACTCCTGAACTCTGAAAGAATTCTTTCGCTTGGTTCATCAGGGACCAGAGGAAGACCGAGAGGCAGAATCCGAGCTGACCGTAACGCAACTGAAGGAATTGCGCAAGCAGCAGCAAATGATGTTGGAGAAGAAGATGTTGGGAGAAGACTCGGATGAGGAAGAAGTGGACACCACcgaaaggaagagaaatactaGTAGTCAAGATGATGAAATGGGCTGTACCTGGGGAATGGGTAAGAGATTAAAATTGCTGCCGGAACCTAATATTGTAAATTCACTACAAGTGGTATGTATATAGAGCTCTGATCTTGATTATCATCACTGGAGGGGCTGGAActacattcaattttttttttttttttttttaatgatagtcacagagagagagagagagagagagaggggcagagacataggccgagggagaagcaggctccatgcaccgggagcccgatgtgggattcgatcccgggtctccaggatcgcgccctgggccaaaggcaggcgccaaaccgctgcgccacgcagggatcccctggaacTACATTCAATCAAAAACCATGGAATGTTCAGTGTAGGATAGTGCctcattttttttgtactttatgtATGTAAATTCCCTGAAATGTGAAATAGCTGATCAGAGAAAGCTTGTCCCTTGGCCAGAAGAATAAATGGAGTTTTCTATAATGCCAGGCAGTTTGGAGGATGGGTATTCAGGAACTAGGAATATAAAAAGAAGATCATCTTAATGTAGTGTTGGGAAGATTGGATAAATATGATGAAATTACTTCGTAAGTGTAAAACAAAGCTAGAAACCCTAAATATGCTAAAGTAAGGGTTTAGAGAAGGGAGTAATCACTGAGGACTTAGACGTGCactgtccaatatagtagccatTACCCATATGTGGTTATTGGACACTTAAAGTATGACTAGTCCAAACTGACTTGTACTATAAACctaaaatacacactagattGAAAGGCTTactgtgaaaaaataatgtaaaatattcgtaatattttcatatttttttatttttttaaagattttatttattcattcatgagagacacagggagagaggcagagacacaggcagagggagaagcaggctccacgcagggagcccgatgtgggactcgatcccgggactccaggatcacgccctgggctgaaggcaggggccaaacagctgagccacccagggatcccccaatattttcatattgattACATGTAATAATTTTACCtgatcccctccccctccttttttaaagattttatttatttattcactagagacacacacagagagagagagagattgagagagagagggagcggcacaggtagagagagaagcaggctccatgcagggagcccgacacaggatccgacccggggtccccaggacctcgcctggggctgaaggcggcaccaaaccgctgagccactcaggctgccctgattcccctttttaatgtggctactagaaaataaaaaagttttttaaagattgtatttatttagagagagaacaggtgtgagccaggggaggggcagagagagagggagaagaagaaacagtatctcaagcagactctgcactgagtgtggaaccgGACAAAGGGCTCAACCCTGTGGTTCAcacccctaagatcatgatctgagctgaaatcaagaagagTTGGAGccttaaccacctgagctactcaggcaccctgaaGATAAAAAATTGCATGTATGGCTTTCATATTGCTGTTGGGCAACACTGACTTAAAATTTGAGAACGTTTTTAAGTTTACAAACAGATGTGTCTTGAGCTGGAacttgaaggaaaggaaaattagcCCCTAGGAAGCTTAGTATTGAGAATGGTTTTCAGGGCAGAGattgatgatttaaaaattgttttgttttttgttttttttttaagattttacttatttatttatttattaatttttatttatttatgatagtcacagagagagagagagagagagagagagaggcgcagaggcacaggcagagggagaagcaggctccatgcaccgggagcccgatgtgggattcaatcccgggtctccaggatcatgccctgggccaaaggcaggcgccaaaccgctgcgccacccagggattccctacttatttatttatgagagaacagagagagaggcagagacacaggcagagggaaaagcagactccacacagggagcccaatgcaggacttgatcctggacccagggatcatgccctgaggcaaaggcagccgctcaagtgctgagccacacaggcgtccgtttttaaaatattttgtgttaatGATAGTGGTGTGAATGGTTATCTAATGGTTAGTGACATAAATGATATAACTCAGATTTGATTGCTCTCTCTCCCACTGGACAATCTGTGTACTGCATTCTAGCTAGCTTCATTCTGGTTGGTCGATTTTCCGtgctctttgtctttctcttttagcCAAATGAGCCacaatatctttttctttttttcagtttttatttaaattcctgtcagtagggacacctgggtggctcagcggttgagcgttggcctttggctcaaggcatgatcctggagtcccggaatcaaggaccacatcaggcttcctgcatggagcctgcttctccctctgcctacatctctgcctctctctttatgtctctcatgaaaaagaaaattaaaaaaataaactcattcattcattcattcattcattcctgtcaGTTAATCTAGTGTCATAtacatttcaggtgtacagtatagtgattcagcacttccagaCAACACCCTgtgttcatcacagcaagtgcactccttcatccccatcaccagtttaacccatcccccacctacctccttaTTTCttcaagagagaggagagagagagcatgagcaggagtgggggagagcagaggaagagggagaagccgactcctcactgagcagggagcctgacccagggctcgatccaggaccccaggatcatgacctgagctgaaggcagacacttaaaactgactcagccacccaggcacccccagacagGACACATaaaactgactcagccacccaggcacccccagacagGGGCTTCTGAGTGTTTGTCATGTCTCACCACCAAAGGCTCTTCAGCACCCCAGAGTTCCTTATGTTCCCCTTACACACTTGGGCAGGGTCTAACCTGTGGATGTAGTTTTCATTCTAGTGATAAGGAACCTGTCCTGCCTAATTGGGATTCTTTTTCTGGGTGTCCTATGTTGGGGACACaagtttttccctcttcctctggaatTATCTATGTTCCCCGCTCTCCTTCTTTGTGTGATTCTGTGCAGGTGCGCACACACATGAACCTAGGTATTGGAGATGAGGATACAGAGAGGTTGGAATAAGGTCTGGATCAGTGGCCAGTGAAATGGGcttggtggggacagagggaggagtaAAGAAACAAACCGGTTGTTGGGACCAACCATGCCACTCATCTTCTCCCACCTCTAATTTATTGATTCTGATCTACTGAGTGAGGAAGGTTAACTTTCCAAAACAAGgcatttcactttatttctgaAGTCAGAACATGCCAGTAACAGTGGAGACCGCTAAGAACTTCCCCAAGATAGAGAGgctctttctccccatcctggGCTGCGGGTGGCACGGGGACTgggcctctcctccccaccacacGTGCTGCTAGTCCAATGGGCCTCCGAGGGCTTCACCGCCCAGAAACACCAGTTCACACCAGTTCACAGCAGGGCAGGCTCTAGTGCTTCCAAGGGGTCCGTGCTGCGCTTGCGCCCTGGCCCGGTGAGGGCGCTCCTGACAGCCTCACAGACTGACGGAGCTGCAGCCAGGTGCGCGGCGCCTCAAGGATGGAACACCGGAACAGGAGGCTCAGCAGGGCTATGGGGATCACCTGTGGGGAAGAGGTCGGGACACCTGAAGCCCGAGAGAGTGAGGCCATGGGAAGGAACCCTGGAAGACCCAGAGTGTAGCGTGTGGGAGGGAGTCAGAAGCCACTAGGTTGGACGCTGGATAGAAGAGAGTTACCAACACCAGAAATTGTAGTGAGGTGGGTTAAGAACAGAGAGAAGCCTTCACCCGGACCCGAAAACTCCTATTCATCTTTA
This window encodes:
- the LOC119878759 gene encoding kanadaptin-like isoform X2, whose product is MADSPSPSESLASQERSDDFKKPTLPVPPVVRGKAPATSPANPEEVKKERPTALPEPDPGEPDVPPVQPDSGDTRSPPTEQPRPPSAAPSAGGPARAPPYREPPWGGPASAPYSLETLKGGTILGTRSLKGTSCCLFGRLSSCDVCLEHPSVSRYHAVLQHRAAGLEGECDGQGPGFYLYDLGSTHGTFLNKTRIPPRTYRRVHVGHVLRFGGSTRLFLLQGPEEDREAESELTVTQLKELRKQQQMMLEKKMLGEDSDEEEVDTTERKRNTSSQDDEMGCTWGMGKRLKLLPEPNIVNSLQVVCI